From a single Nocardioides sp. dk884 genomic region:
- a CDS encoding ABC transporter permease has translation MSLPPVSTETLGHLSDEPVDGGPAGGGKAKSSIVGKSPLQIAFSRLLHDKVAVLCLIVVIIFALIAIFADALMKLFGVTTDTVRPIGLIDPFGGGLPLVGPPNNGFDPEHPFGIAPSTATDNLAYWLAGAQTSMMIAALATVFSAVVGVTLGLLAGYAGGMVDRVISFFIDFFLTVPFLLAALTIAPIINERFGDDPNYATIQRWTLIAVLAMFGWMSIARLIRGEVLSLRERDFIQAARVLGMPTHRILVRELLPNLVAPIVVSVSLMLPTFVAAEAGLSYLGIGVTDGKSWGQIISAATDYFQTYPLYLYEPLLGIVLLVVALNLLGDAIRDALDPKTRR, from the coding sequence ATGTCGCTGCCTCCGGTTTCCACCGAGACGCTGGGTCATCTCAGCGACGAGCCGGTGGACGGTGGCCCGGCGGGTGGCGGTAAGGCTAAGAGCTCGATCGTCGGCAAGTCGCCGCTACAGATCGCCTTCAGCCGGCTGCTGCACGACAAGGTCGCCGTCCTGTGCCTGATCGTGGTGATCATCTTCGCGCTGATCGCGATCTTCGCGGACGCGCTGATGAAGCTCTTCGGCGTCACCACCGACACGGTCCGCCCCATCGGCCTGATCGACCCGTTCGGCGGCGGTCTGCCACTCGTGGGCCCGCCGAACAACGGCTTCGACCCCGAGCACCCCTTCGGCATCGCGCCGAGCACGGCGACCGACAACCTGGCCTACTGGCTCGCGGGTGCGCAGACCTCGATGATGATCGCGGCTCTCGCGACGGTGTTCTCCGCGGTCGTCGGCGTGACCCTGGGCCTGCTGGCGGGCTACGCCGGCGGCATGGTGGACCGGGTCATCTCCTTCTTCATCGACTTCTTCCTGACCGTCCCGTTCCTGCTGGCCGCGTTGACGATCGCGCCGATCATCAACGAGCGCTTCGGTGACGATCCGAACTACGCCACGATCCAGCGCTGGACGCTGATCGCCGTGCTGGCGATGTTCGGCTGGATGTCGATCGCCCGGCTGATCCGCGGCGAGGTGCTCTCGCTGCGTGAGCGCGACTTCATCCAGGCCGCGCGGGTGCTGGGTATGCCGACGCACCGGATCCTGGTGCGCGAGCTGCTGCCCAACCTGGTCGCCCCGATCGTCGTGTCGGTCTCGCTGATGCTCCCCACCTTCGTCGCCGCCGAGGCCGGTCTGTCCTATCTCGGCATCGGTGTGACGGACGGCAAGTCGTGGGGCCAGATCATCTCCGCGGCCACCGACTACTTCCAGACCTACCCGCTCTACCTCTACGAGCCTCTGCTGGGCATCGTGCTGCTCGTGGTCGCCCTGAACCTTCTCGGTGACGCGATCCGTGACGCGCTCGATCCGAAGACCCGGCGCTGA